The following are from one region of the Defluviitalea raffinosedens genome:
- a CDS encoding sugar ABC transporter ATP-binding protein, whose protein sequence is MSDTIFLMKNINKRLSESFALENINLDLQRGEVHILLGENGAGKTSLMNILWGIYSPDSGELYFEGQPISIQSPSHAKKMGITMIHQEVSLFDHFSVAENIFLDKKPLLSQNFKLIDWSKMYQNCQELFDKLNFDMDGRELVRNLGNSQRQLVEIAKAYVSNAKIIIMDEPTSTLTDVESEQLFKIIRELKKSGVSIFYISHRFEEIRQIGDRVSVIRDGKIICTESVSSMNENNIIHMMTGLDLKDRYPKLTIKPGKEILSVINLNVGNILKNINFSLRRKEILGITGMVGSGRSKIAKSIFGIDKIDSGEIMIENKKVSIDSPSDAIKAGIGYVTEDRSTEGLFMSLKIPHNITASSIDQVSGKFLMKLDKERDIVNNYTNRLNIKCGSINDEVAYLSGGNQQKVVLAKWMMSKSKIFIMDEPTRGIDIASKVDVYNLMNELVRKGASIILTSSDINEVLGMCDRILVLYRGEIVAEIPRNEASQEKIMYYATGGKK, encoded by the coding sequence ATGAGTGATACAATATTTTTAATGAAAAATATCAATAAAAGACTTTCAGAGTCTTTTGCTTTAGAAAACATTAATCTGGATCTTCAAAGGGGAGAAGTTCATATATTATTGGGAGAAAATGGAGCCGGGAAGACTTCTTTGATGAACATATTATGGGGGATTTATTCACCGGATAGCGGTGAACTTTATTTTGAAGGACAACCTATTTCTATTCAGTCTCCAAGTCATGCAAAGAAAATGGGGATTACCATGATTCATCAGGAGGTTTCTCTTTTTGACCATTTTTCTGTAGCTGAAAATATATTTTTGGATAAAAAACCTTTACTCAGTCAGAATTTTAAGCTTATAGACTGGTCAAAAATGTACCAGAATTGCCAGGAATTATTTGATAAATTGAATTTTGACATGGATGGCAGAGAATTAGTAAGAAATCTGGGGAATTCCCAAAGACAATTAGTGGAGATCGCAAAAGCATATGTATCCAATGCAAAAATTATCATTATGGATGAGCCTACTTCTACACTTACAGATGTTGAATCAGAACAGCTCTTTAAGATTATTAGAGAGTTAAAAAAGTCAGGGGTATCTATTTTTTATATTTCTCATCGTTTTGAAGAAATAAGACAGATAGGAGACAGGGTCTCTGTAATAAGAGATGGTAAAATTATTTGTACAGAATCCGTATCCAGTATGAACGAAAATAATATCATCCACATGATGACGGGATTAGATTTAAAAGACAGGTATCCCAAATTAACCATAAAACCAGGAAAAGAAATATTGTCTGTAATCAATTTGAATGTAGGTAACATACTCAAAAATATTAATTTTTCTCTTAGAAGAAAAGAGATTTTAGGCATTACGGGAATGGTAGGGTCAGGAAGAAGCAAAATTGCTAAATCGATTTTTGGAATAGATAAAATAGATAGTGGAGAAATAATGATTGAAAATAAAAAGGTTTCAATAGATTCTCCCAGTGATGCGATAAAAGCAGGTATTGGATATGTAACAGAAGACAGAAGTACAGAAGGATTATTTATGTCTTTAAAAATACCACATAATATTACTGCATCCAGCATTGACCAAGTTTCTGGAAAGTTTTTAATGAAATTAGACAAAGAAAGGGATATCGTCAATAATTATACCAATAGATTAAATATAAAATGTGGATCGATCAATGACGAAGTGGCCTATTTAAGTGGTGGCAATCAACAAAAAGTGGTATTGGCAAAATGGATGATGTCCAAGTCTAAAATTTTTATTATGGATGAGCCAACAAGAGGAATTGATATTGCTTCTAAAGTGGATGTGTATAATTTGATGAATGAATTGGTTAGAAAGGGAGCTTCCATTATACTGACATCTTCAGATATCAATGAAGTACTAGGGATGTGCGATCGGATTCTGGTATTGTACAGAGGAGAAATTGTTGCAGAGATTCCAAGAAACGAAGCAAGTCAAGAAAAAATCATGTATTATGCCACCGGAGGTAAAAAATAA
- a CDS encoding LURP-one-related/scramblase family protein, giving the protein MRYQINQKILSFGDNFTIKDEYGSDQFYVKGKVFALGDKLTIYDVNGVERVYIEQKLLKLMPEYSVYLNGQYAAKVKKEFTFFRPRFHIESTFGQYSIEGDFFGYDFRILKQGRVVASVSKKFFSFRDSYGVEIADDENQALILAFVIIIDQVIHDNNHNDN; this is encoded by the coding sequence ATGAGATATCAAATCAATCAAAAAATATTAAGTTTTGGTGATAACTTCACGATTAAGGATGAATATGGCTCAGATCAATTTTATGTTAAAGGTAAGGTTTTTGCACTGGGAGATAAACTTACAATTTATGATGTAAATGGAGTGGAACGGGTATACATTGAGCAAAAATTGCTTAAACTGATGCCGGAATATTCTGTTTACCTTAATGGACAATATGCTGCAAAAGTTAAAAAGGAATTTACATTCTTCAGACCTCGTTTTCATATAGAGAGTACTTTTGGACAATATAGTATAGAGGGAGACTTCTTTGGATATGATTTTAGAATTCTCAAACAGGGAAGAGTAGTAGCATCTGTTAGTAAAAAATTCTTCTCCTTTAGGGATTCTTATGGAGTGGAGATTGCAGACGATGAAAACCAAGCTTTGATATTAGCTTTTGTCATCATTATTGATCAAGTTATTCATGATAACAATCATAATGACAATTAA
- a CDS encoding ABC transporter permease, with amino-acid sequence MNLFQGITKLKENKKYNSVVRSITSFREAGIILIILVVCLILSLLTPHFLTRDNLITTAIGLSADGIMVIGMTVALVSGGFDLSVGSIMGLSGVTAGILYLEGMNIWIACIIALIVGIICGLVNGFFIGIVGLNPLITTLGMMGIARGAAYVLTQGSPLSLFAIPKSFAFLGEGKILGIPVIVFLFFAMAIIGDFLLRRSEPIRRVFYVGSNEKAAILSGINASKVKIGVFILTATLSSIAGILSLARFTVAAPTAGLGSELRVISAAVIGGASLNGGEGTILGAVLGVILLNIISNGLILLNVSVYWQDLINGIILIIAVTFDYISHKNKLKRLKLNK; translated from the coding sequence ATGAATCTATTTCAAGGTATAACTAAGCTCAAAGAAAACAAAAAATACAATTCAGTGGTAAGATCTATAACTTCCTTTAGAGAAGCAGGAATTATATTAATTATTCTTGTCGTTTGTCTTATATTATCTCTATTGACCCCCCACTTTTTAACTCGTGATAATCTAATCACAACAGCTATTGGTCTTTCAGCAGATGGAATTATGGTAATAGGAATGACTGTTGCTTTAGTGTCTGGAGGCTTTGACCTTTCTGTCGGTTCTATAATGGGGTTAAGTGGTGTTACCGCTGGTATTCTATACCTTGAAGGAATGAACATTTGGATCGCCTGTATCATCGCTTTAATTGTAGGAATCATTTGCGGTCTTGTTAATGGCTTTTTTATTGGAATAGTGGGACTAAACCCTCTGATTACAACTCTAGGTATGATGGGCATTGCCCGTGGAGCCGCCTATGTTTTAACTCAAGGATCTCCCCTCTCACTATTTGCAATCCCAAAATCTTTTGCTTTTTTAGGAGAAGGTAAAATTTTAGGGATACCAGTAATCGTTTTTCTCTTTTTTGCAATGGCTATTATTGGGGACTTCCTGCTTAGGAGATCAGAACCGATAAGAAGGGTGTTTTATGTGGGAAGCAACGAAAAAGCTGCCATACTTTCTGGTATTAATGCCTCTAAGGTAAAAATCGGTGTATTTATACTGACTGCTACTTTATCCAGTATTGCTGGAATACTCAGTTTGGCTAGATTTACTGTAGCAGCTCCTACTGCAGGATTAGGCTCTGAATTAAGAGTCATTTCTGCTGCCGTTATTGGTGGTGCTAGTCTTAATGGAGGGGAAGGAACTATCTTAGGGGCTGTTTTAGGGGTTATATTATTAAATATCATCAGCAATGGTCTGATTTTATTAAATGTATCTGTATATTGGCAGGATTTAATTAATGGTATTATCTTAATTATTGCAGTTACTTTTGATTATATAAGTCATAAAAATAAACTTAAAAGACTTAAACTCAACAAATAA
- a CDS encoding substrate-binding domain-containing protein produces the protein MMNIKKNILYGFLIIFALSISLAGCSGSNNIDSSSNTVSTHPLTGSPNEEYYMITFSSGLEYWKGCYKGFEDAGKLFGIKTVYTGSPQYDVNQQVTVLEQVIAKKPAGIAITAMNPDALAAPIKKAVDAGIPVVTFDADSPNSGRYSFLGTGNEYAGTIAARTMAELIGNEGEVALITLPGQYNHELRVEGFKKTLEKEFPNIKIVAIGNGKSDQTEAAKVAAGFLQAHPNIKGIFATDSTSGVGVATAVKETNRLQDVKIVSFDTDKGTLDAIKQGIISASIAQGTYNMGYWSMNFLYQLKHDLIQPVDKWKEKNITPLPPNVDTGVNVITIENVDAFY, from the coding sequence ATGATGAATATAAAAAAAAATATTTTATATGGTTTTCTGATCATATTTGCCCTATCCATATCGTTAGCAGGATGTAGCGGAAGCAATAATATCGACAGCAGCAGCAATACTGTTTCAACGCATCCTTTAACTGGCAGTCCCAACGAAGAATACTATATGATTACATTTTCATCCGGACTTGAATATTGGAAGGGCTGTTATAAAGGTTTTGAAGATGCGGGTAAATTATTTGGAATAAAAACAGTCTATACTGGCTCTCCTCAGTATGATGTCAATCAGCAAGTTACAGTACTGGAACAAGTTATTGCAAAAAAACCGGCTGGAATTGCGATAACTGCTATGAATCCTGATGCATTGGCCGCTCCAATTAAAAAAGCTGTTGATGCTGGCATTCCAGTGGTTACTTTTGATGCAGATTCTCCCAACAGTGGAAGATATTCCTTCCTCGGAACTGGCAATGAGTATGCCGGAACGATTGCAGCAAGAACAATGGCAGAATTAATTGGAAATGAAGGGGAAGTAGCTCTCATTACACTTCCAGGTCAATATAACCACGAACTTAGAGTTGAAGGTTTTAAGAAAACCCTTGAAAAAGAATTTCCTAATATTAAAATTGTTGCTATAGGCAATGGCAAAAGCGATCAGACAGAAGCTGCAAAAGTTGCTGCTGGATTCTTACAAGCCCATCCAAACATAAAAGGTATTTTTGCCACAGATTCAACGAGCGGCGTTGGCGTCGCCACCGCTGTAAAAGAAACCAATAGACTTCAAGACGTAAAAATCGTAAGTTTTGATACAGATAAAGGCACTCTGGATGCTATCAAACAAGGTATTATCTCTGCAAGCATTGCCCAGGGAACTTATAATATGGGATATTGGTCCATGAATTTTTTGTATCAATTAAAACATGATCTAATCCAACCTGTTGATAAATGGAAAGAGAAAAATATCACTCCTCTCCCTCCTAATGTTGATACAGGAGTGAATGTAATCACTATTGAAAATGTAGATGCTTTTTATTAA
- a CDS encoding DeoR/GlpR family DNA-binding transcription regulator: MFAPERIRVIKNILLDKKYIHVSSLSSILNVSEVTIRRDLEKLENEKFLTRTHGGALLNEALYDEEIDSDLQNDPFFEERLEIGDIANHMIEDNDIILLSQGPTNLCIAKKIINKRNLTVLTNDLNIASELSCNPSIKVIIPGGDLDSASMCLVGKFAEKNIREFFVSKAFIEVDGVNIKRGYTVQSIEKASIINEMIHIANQCIIVCLYKAFDNIAFSQIGPISMANKIITNPKIPENYKQYFFENNIQLFTAFNAYEGGV; this comes from the coding sequence ATGTTTGCACCAGAGAGAATTAGGGTCATAAAAAATATTTTATTAGATAAAAAATATATCCATGTTTCTTCATTAAGTTCCATTCTCAATGTATCTGAAGTGACGATTCGCCGTGATCTGGAAAAATTAGAAAACGAAAAGTTTCTGACCAGAACCCATGGTGGAGCACTGCTTAATGAAGCGTTGTATGATGAAGAAATTGACTCTGACTTGCAAAATGATCCTTTTTTTGAGGAAAGATTAGAGATTGGCGATATAGCTAATCATATGATAGAAGATAATGATATTATTTTGCTTAGTCAGGGTCCTACGAATTTGTGTATTGCAAAAAAAATTATCAATAAAAGAAATTTAACGGTATTAACCAATGACCTTAATATTGCCTCAGAACTTTCCTGCAATCCAAGTATTAAAGTAATCATTCCAGGAGGAGATCTGGATTCTGCTTCTATGTGCCTCGTAGGGAAATTTGCAGAGAAAAACATTAGAGAATTTTTTGTCTCTAAAGCTTTTATAGAAGTAGACGGAGTAAATATTAAAAGAGGATATACAGTACAAAGTATTGAAAAAGCATCTATTATTAATGAAATGATCCATATAGCCAATCAATGTATTATTGTATGCCTTTATAAAGCTTTTGATAATATTGCTTTTTCGCAGATAGGGCCTATTTCTATGGCAAATAAAATTATCACTAATCCTAAAATACCAGAAAACTATAAACAGTACTTTTTTGAAAACAATATACAACTTTTCACAGCTTTTAATGCTTATGAAGGTGGCGTATAG